One stretch of Desulfovibrio sp. JC022 DNA includes these proteins:
- a CDS encoding tetratricopeptide repeat protein, which translates to MQSKIEWYQEVLALEPSSKVFFPLARLYVEMGSHEKAVTTLRMGLDRHPDYLEARLLLVETLAKLGRDSEAKAAVAPLTRLFSSYPSFWKMWGASVSEGNDDIAGAMAFLFSALHGSPMSWSDVMAEGIKQLTGVSVAERPQKADSAVCKEGYEAPGDFTRPDPEESELLVDEISEAAALVDSDGESPEALTSAIVMDSLKTKTMAEVLASQGDLEGALEIYRELLCKASDEEKEELMSFMADISSRISKTPVDDIAGDDASKDPYFKHAKSKLMGTLELLAERLEARASR; encoded by the coding sequence ATGCAAAGCAAGATTGAGTGGTATCAGGAAGTTCTGGCACTGGAGCCCAGCTCGAAAGTTTTTTTCCCTCTGGCCCGCCTTTATGTTGAAATGGGTAGCCATGAAAAAGCTGTAACCACTCTCAGGATGGGGCTTGACCGTCATCCCGACTATCTTGAGGCCCGTCTGCTGCTGGTGGAAACCCTTGCCAAGCTCGGCCGGGATTCTGAAGCAAAAGCGGCAGTTGCTCCGTTGACCAGACTTTTTTCTTCATACCCCTCATTCTGGAAGATGTGGGGTGCTTCCGTTTCTGAAGGTAATGATGATATTGCCGGAGCCATGGCCTTTCTTTTTTCCGCGCTCCATGGTTCGCCCATGTCATGGTCTGATGTCATGGCTGAAGGTATCAAGCAGCTTACCGGAGTCTCTGTTGCAGAGCGTCCTCAGAAGGCCGATTCTGCTGTTTGCAAAGAAGGTTACGAGGCTCCCGGCGACTTTACCCGTCCGGACCCTGAAGAGAGTGAGTTGCTGGTAGATGAGATATCCGAAGCCGCTGCTCTTGTTGATTCCGATGGTGAATCTCCTGAAGCCTTGACCAGTGCAATTGTCATGGACAGTCTTAAGACCAAGACCATGGCGGAAGTTCTGGCTTCACAGGGGGACCTTGAAGGTGCTCTGGAAATATATCGTGAACTGCTTTGTAAGGCTTCCGATGAGGAAAAAGAGGAATTGATGTCCTTTATGGCCGATATTTCAAGTCGCATCAGTAAGACACCTGTTGATGATATTGCTGGTGATGACGCAAGTAAAGATCCTTATTTTAAACAC
- a CDS encoding septum formation initiator family protein: protein MLRRRVLLGLLVIINLVLLIRLGLSEQGFFGYVELDDKVQELEQKIDAADNRTLELSREIRRLKTDQAYQEKVIRSRMNYVKENEVLYLFPKSGKVKTQGAGADAKQD, encoded by the coding sequence ATGCTGCGACGTAGAGTCTTGTTGGGTTTACTGGTTATTATCAACCTTGTGCTGCTTATACGGCTTGGGCTTAGTGAGCAGGGTTTTTTCGGCTACGTAGAGCTGGATGATAAGGTTCAGGAGCTTGAGCAGAAGATCGATGCTGCTGATAACCGGACACTTGAACTCAGCAGGGAAATCAGACGGTTGAAGACTGATCAGGCGTATCAGGAAAAGGTCATCCGCAGCAGGATGAATTACGTGAAGGAAAATGAAGTGTTATATCTTTTCCCCAAATCAGGGAAAGTAAAGACTCAGGGAGCAGGTGCAGATGCAAAGCAAGATTGA
- the pgsA gene encoding CDP-diacylglycerol--glycerol-3-phosphate 3-phosphatidyltransferase has protein sequence MFNLANSLTLGRILAVPLIVVLLYYPSKLTMFLAAFVFFLASLTDFFDGYIARRSNQVTNLGKFLDPLADKLLICSTLIMLTHMGYVSGWITVVIVCRELAVTGLRAIAVDMGLVLAADKFGKLKTVTQSFALGPLLLHYPYFGIDMHQLGMWILYAALFLTVFSGANYMYNLHKVWLTSE, from the coding sequence ATGTTCAATCTTGCCAATTCCCTGACTCTTGGACGCATTCTTGCTGTACCTTTAATCGTTGTTCTGCTTTATTATCCGAGCAAGCTGACCATGTTTCTGGCAGCCTTTGTTTTTTTTCTGGCCTCGCTGACCGACTTCTTTGACGGGTACATTGCCCGCCGCAGCAATCAGGTTACCAATCTCGGTAAATTTCTTGATCCGCTGGCTGATAAATTGCTCATCTGTTCAACCTTGATCATGCTGACCCATATGGGGTATGTAAGCGGTTGGATTACTGTGGTTATTGTCTGTCGCGAACTGGCTGTTACCGGACTCCGCGCCATTGCCGTGGATATGGGGCTGGTGCTTGCTGCCGACAAATTCGGAAAACTCAAGACCGTTACTCAGAGTTTTGCACTCGGTCCCTTGCTCCTGCATTATCCCTACTTCGGGATCGATATGCATCAGCTGGGAATGTGGATTCTCTACGCGGCTCTTTTCTTAACTGTGTTTTCCGGAGCTAATTATATGTACAATTTGCATAAAGTCTGGTTAACTAGCGAATAA
- a CDS encoding Mrp/NBP35 family ATP-binding protein, whose product MSSSCSSCSSAPQKGGDKKASAAQALQNELISSTLQKIKYKIFVMSGKGGVGKSSVAVNIAAALADKGFKVGILDVDIHGPSVPHLLGITGQLDVERGNLVVPKKVNDNLHVVSMESLLKDPDQAVLWRGPMKTSAIRQFISDVQWGELDFLVVDSPPGTGDEPMTVLKTIPESLAVVVTTPQEISLADVRKAINFLQYAKANIMGVVENMSGLVCPHCHENIDLFKKGGGEELAEKYGLPFLGAVPLDPTTVVAADLGKPVVLLEEDSPAKLAFRKVADEIAEAAESSFEVASSTHT is encoded by the coding sequence ATGAGTTCATCATGTAGTTCCTGTTCTTCTGCTCCCCAGAAGGGTGGTGACAAAAAAGCGAGTGCTGCTCAGGCTCTGCAAAATGAGTTGATTTCTTCAACTTTGCAGAAGATCAAATACAAAATTTTTGTAATGAGCGGCAAAGGCGGCGTCGGTAAAAGTTCTGTGGCGGTCAACATTGCCGCAGCTCTTGCTGATAAAGGTTTCAAGGTCGGTATTCTTGATGTTGACATCCACGGCCCCAGTGTTCCCCATCTGCTTGGAATTACCGGGCAGCTTGATGTTGAGCGCGGTAATCTCGTGGTTCCCAAAAAGGTAAATGACAACCTGCACGTTGTTTCCATGGAATCCCTGCTCAAAGACCCGGATCAGGCCGTTCTCTGGCGTGGTCCCATGAAAACTTCCGCTATCAGGCAGTTTATTTCCGACGTTCAGTGGGGCGAACTTGATTTTCTCGTAGTCGACTCCCCTCCGGGTACCGGCGATGAGCCCATGACCGTGCTGAAAACCATTCCCGAATCCCTTGCCGTGGTTGTTACCACTCCGCAGGAAATCTCTCTTGCAGACGTAAGAAAGGCTATTAACTTCCTGCAATACGCAAAGGCCAACATTATGGGCGTGGTCGAGAACATGAGCGGACTTGTCTGCCCCCATTGCCACGAGAACATCGACCTTTTCAAAAAGGGCGGTGGTGAAGAGCTTGCTGAAAAATATGGCTTGCCTTTCCTCGGTGCTGTTCCCCTTGATCCTACTACTGTTGTCGCTGCTGATCTTGGCAAGCCCGTGGTTCTTCTTGAAGAAGATTCCCCGGCCAAGCTTGCTTTCCGTAAGGTTGCTGACGAGATCGCTGAAGCGGCTGAAAGCAGTTTTGAGGTTGCTTCCAGCACTCATACCTAA
- a CDS encoding DUF368 domain-containing protein, translating to MNFIQAWKKGPGPESLRDYLVLILKGICMGVADIIPGVSGGTMAFITGIYDNLIDSIRSFNGKFIKSLFKFDLTGAVAEAHLKFLLPLLFGIVMAMVSMAQIIHVLLGTHPVQVWSLFFGLIAASILVVGRRVGEFSVKNVISGVVGAVFSFFLVGLIPVTTPDTLWFVFLCASISICAMILPGISGAFILLLLGKYEFITGAIRNPTTLDNGAILLAFVCGCALGISLFSRVLHFLLEKHHALTVSLLTGFMAGAMRKIWPWKEVLDSVVIRGKTHVLSEANVLPPAYDGEFASAVLLMVAGFAAVIILEWVSSAKDS from the coding sequence ATGAATTTCATCCAAGCTTGGAAAAAAGGTCCGGGGCCTGAATCCTTACGTGATTACCTTGTGCTTATACTTAAAGGTATCTGCATGGGGGTGGCTGATATTATTCCCGGTGTTTCCGGCGGGACCATGGCTTTTATCACGGGAATCTATGATAATCTCATTGATTCAATCCGTTCCTTTAACGGAAAATTCATAAAAAGCCTTTTCAAGTTTGATCTGACCGGGGCTGTTGCCGAAGCCCATTTAAAATTTTTGCTGCCCCTGCTGTTCGGGATTGTGATGGCTATGGTCTCCATGGCCCAGATTATTCATGTTCTGCTGGGAACACATCCGGTACAGGTCTGGTCCCTTTTCTTCGGACTTATTGCCGCGTCCATTCTGGTTGTCGGCAGAAGGGTCGGGGAATTCTCTGTTAAGAATGTTATTTCTGGTGTCGTGGGCGCGGTGTTCAGTTTTTTTCTTGTGGGACTTATTCCCGTCACCACCCCGGATACACTCTGGTTTGTTTTTCTCTGCGCATCAATTTCCATTTGCGCCATGATTCTGCCCGGTATCAGCGGGGCGTTTATTTTGCTGCTTCTGGGTAAGTATGAATTTATCACCGGAGCTATCCGCAATCCAACCACTCTTGATAATGGAGCCATCCTGTTGGCTTTTGTTTGCGGCTGTGCACTCGGTATCTCTCTTTTTTCCCGTGTGTTGCATTTTCTGCTGGAAAAGCATCATGCATTGACCGTGAGCCTGCTGACTGGATTCATGGCTGGAGCCATGCGTAAAATCTGGCCTTGGAAAGAGGTTCTTGATTCGGTGGTGATACGGGGTAAAACTCATGTCCTGAGCGAGGCCAATGTTCTGCCTCCCGCTTATGACGGTGAATTTGCGAGTGCCGTGCTCCTGATGGTTGCCGGATTCGCAGCAGTGATTATCTTGGAATGGGTATCTTCAGCCAAGGACAGCTGA
- a CDS encoding protein-L-isoaspartate(D-aspartate) O-methyltransferase encodes MRIDPKRSRLKMVDEQIVARGVADNNVLDAMRKVQRHLFVQDALASRAYSDSALPIGEGQTISQPYIVAVMSELLKIEPGHKVLEIGTGSGYQAAVLAEMGADVFTVERIRKLFISARKLLFDLRYFNIQVKLDDGTMGWPDNAPYDRIIVTAGGPEIPQYLIDQLADPGILVIPVGGQRRVQRLMLVTKTDGKIETTDMGGCAFVDLVGKQGW; translated from the coding sequence GTGCGTATAGACCCAAAGCGTTCCAGATTGAAGATGGTGGACGAACAGATTGTAGCCCGTGGTGTGGCTGATAATAATGTTCTGGATGCCATGCGTAAGGTTCAAAGGCATCTGTTTGTGCAGGATGCCCTGGCTTCACGTGCATATTCTGACAGTGCCCTGCCCATCGGCGAAGGGCAGACCATCTCCCAGCCCTATATTGTAGCTGTAATGTCCGAATTGCTTAAAATCGAACCGGGGCATAAGGTGCTGGAGATCGGGACCGGTTCCGGTTATCAGGCTGCGGTACTTGCAGAGATGGGTGCGGATGTTTTTACTGTGGAAAGGATACGCAAACTTTTCATTTCTGCGCGCAAGCTTCTTTTTGACCTGAGATATTTCAATATTCAGGTTAAACTGGATGACGGCACTATGGGGTGGCCTGACAATGCTCCCTATGACCGTATAATTGTCACCGCTGGTGGACCTGAGATTCCTCAATACCTCATAGATCAACTGGCTGATCCCGGAATTCTGGTTATCCCTGTCGGTGGACAGAGACGGGTGCAGCGGTTGATGCTGGTTACAAAAACAGATGGAAAAATTGAAACCACCGACATGGGCGGATGCGCCTTTGTTGATCTGGTTGGTAAACAGGGCTGGTAG
- a CDS encoding CBS domain-containing protein, translating to MLKVDDLMTKELFTLSESDNLKMARSLMDLQRIRHIPIVNDDREFIGLVTHRDILRATISQLADIDPATQGEIDSGIPVGEIMRTDIKTITAETSLKEAATMLLNHKYGCFPVVNKKNGLVGILTEADFLKLTISLMEALEKNDD from the coding sequence ATGCTGAAAGTCGACGATCTCATGACAAAGGAACTGTTCACCCTTAGCGAATCTGATAATTTAAAAATGGCAAGGTCTCTAATGGACCTGCAACGTATCAGACATATCCCCATAGTAAACGACGACCGGGAATTCATCGGGCTTGTAACCCACCGTGATATCCTGCGTGCCACAATTTCTCAACTGGCGGACATTGACCCTGCCACGCAAGGCGAGATTGATTCCGGTATCCCTGTAGGGGAAATCATGCGGACCGACATCAAAACCATCACCGCCGAAACTTCCCTGAAAGAAGCTGCAACAATGCTTCTGAATCACAAATACGGTTGTTTCCCGGTAGTCAACAAAAAGAACGGACTGGTTGGAATCTTGACCGAAGCAGACTTCCTGAAGCTGACCATCAGCCTCATGGAAGCTCTTGAAAAAAACGACGATTAG
- a CDS encoding metal-dependent hydrolase, protein MPGYKVHVSGSVVAGALVLLGLVNIGLYVIDPEQVISLFVLCVLGALFPDIDTDSKGKRIFYSGMLLLALSLIYLERFKWAAYLGVLAMLPGISAHRGWTHTWWAMLLVPMPMLILPYYLYGQPFPTLLPYYVAFATGYFSHLLLDRKFI, encoded by the coding sequence ATGCCGGGATATAAGGTTCATGTTAGTGGCTCCGTTGTTGCAGGAGCTTTGGTTCTTCTGGGGCTGGTGAATATCGGCCTGTACGTCATCGATCCTGAGCAGGTGATTTCATTGTTCGTACTTTGCGTGCTGGGAGCTCTTTTTCCGGATATTGATACGGATTCAAAAGGTAAGAGGATTTTTTATTCAGGCATGCTTCTTTTGGCTTTGTCTCTGATTTATCTGGAGAGGTTTAAATGGGCTGCTTATCTTGGGGTGCTGGCCATGCTGCCCGGCATCAGTGCTCATCGTGGCTGGACCCATACCTGGTGGGCTATGTTGTTGGTGCCTATGCCTATGTTGATTTTGCCCTACTATTTGTACGGGCAGCCTTTTCCAACTTTATTGCCTTACTATGTGGCTTTTGCCACCGGGTACTTTTCGCATCTTTTGTTGGACCGAAAGTTTATATAA
- a CDS encoding SufD family Fe-S cluster assembly protein has translation MKKIDLNDFKFDGLEHAVIEDLSSIEAEEKEQLIMAGVDVDATDVSATFMQVDHSNVHCGTNDKDVEVMDIKKALDKYDGLPDYYFKLIDKDKDEFTRNAADNLHGGYFVRTKKGAKIEKPVQSCLFLKSENSGQNIHNIVVVEEDSELHIITGCAAAHDKFSGGHFGLSEFYVKKGGKLTFTMVHNWGENTVVRPSTMGVVEEGGTLINNYVLMKRVKDLKSYPTIFLNGEGSVARFNSVLVAPEGSHVDTGTRIIQNAPNTKAETISRTITTGGTIISRGHIQGNNVPARGHIECQGLILGGGRIHAVPELEATVEGVELSHEAAVGKIAQEEIEYLMARGMDEDEATSTIVRGFLNVDIMGLPAKLQKEIDKQIEELDASDAM, from the coding sequence ATGAAAAAAATTGATCTTAACGATTTTAAATTTGATGGTCTGGAACACGCAGTAATTGAAGATCTTTCCTCAATTGAAGCTGAAGAAAAAGAGCAGTTGATCATGGCCGGTGTTGACGTTGATGCTACAGACGTCAGTGCTACCTTTATGCAGGTTGACCACTCCAACGTACACTGCGGCACTAATGATAAAGATGTTGAAGTCATGGATATCAAAAAGGCCCTTGATAAATACGACGGCCTGCCTGATTACTACTTCAAGCTCATTGATAAAGACAAGGACGAGTTCACCCGCAACGCAGCAGATAATCTGCATGGCGGTTACTTTGTACGTACCAAGAAAGGTGCCAAGATTGAAAAGCCCGTCCAGTCCTGTCTCTTCCTCAAATCCGAGAATTCCGGTCAGAACATCCACAACATCGTGGTTGTAGAGGAAGATTCCGAACTGCACATTATTACCGGTTGTGCTGCTGCGCACGACAAGTTTTCCGGTGGACATTTCGGTCTGTCCGAATTTTACGTTAAAAAGGGCGGTAAACTCACTTTCACCATGGTTCATAACTGGGGTGAAAATACTGTTGTCCGTCCCAGCACCATGGGTGTTGTTGAAGAGGGCGGAACACTCATCAACAACTACGTGCTGATGAAAAGGGTTAAGGATCTCAAGTCATATCCGACTATTTTCCTTAACGGTGAAGGTTCTGTTGCCCGTTTCAATTCAGTTTTGGTTGCCCCTGAAGGTTCCCATGTCGATACTGGAACCCGGATCATTCAGAATGCACCCAACACCAAAGCGGAAACCATTTCCCGCACTATCACCACTGGCGGTACCATTATTTCCCGTGGCCATATTCAGGGTAACAATGTTCCCGCACGCGGACATATCGAGTGTCAGGGACTTATTCTCGGCGGCGGACGTATTCACGCTGTTCCTGAGTTGGAAGCTACCGTGGAAGGTGTTGAGCTTTCCCATGAAGCCGCAGTCGGTAAAATTGCGCAGGAAGAGATTGAATATCTCATGGCCCGCGGTATGGATGAGGACGAAGCAACCTCAACCATCGTGCGCGGCTTCCTGAATGTTGACATTATGGGCCTGCCCGCAAAGCTGCAAAAGGAAATCGACAAACAGATCGAGGAACTTGACGCCAGCGACGCCATGTAG
- a CDS encoding ABC transporter ATP-binding protein — translation MLKIEDLHVSIGDKEVIKGLNLHIKEGETFILFGPNGSGKTSLLMTLMGFSNYEITQGKITFKGEDITYAPIYERARLGIGMSFQRPPTIHGLKTRHLVKMCGNGSNVDVEMLAQRVNMTNFLDRDINSGFSGGEIKRSELLQLMAQNPGLLLFDEPESGVDLENMHLIGKMVRTLLDGEIKPNLDLSMKEQKMKKGTNTCGLIITHTGHILDYINADRGQVLFNGHLCCEARPRDILEHIRKYGYKECVKCLN, via the coding sequence ATGCTTAAAATAGAAGATTTGCACGTCAGTATCGGCGACAAGGAGGTCATCAAAGGCCTCAACCTGCATATAAAAGAAGGGGAGACTTTCATCCTTTTCGGGCCCAACGGTTCCGGTAAGACCTCCCTGCTCATGACCCTTATGGGCTTCAGTAACTATGAGATTACCCAGGGCAAGATTACTTTTAAAGGTGAAGATATCACCTACGCCCCCATTTATGAACGTGCCCGTCTCGGCATAGGCATGTCTTTTCAGCGTCCCCCGACCATCCACGGTCTGAAAACACGTCATCTGGTAAAGATGTGCGGTAACGGTTCCAATGTGGATGTAGAGATGCTGGCCCAGCGCGTTAATATGACCAACTTTCTTGACCGCGATATCAACTCCGGTTTTTCCGGTGGTGAAATCAAGCGTTCGGAGCTGCTTCAGCTCATGGCCCAGAATCCCGGCCTGCTGCTTTTCGATGAGCCTGAATCCGGCGTTGACCTCGAAAACATGCACCTGATCGGTAAAATGGTCCGCACCCTGCTTGATGGTGAAATCAAGCCCAATCTTGATCTGAGCATGAAAGAGCAGAAGATGAAGAAGGGCACAAATACCTGTGGACTGATCATCACCCATACCGGACACATTCTGGATTACATCAATGCTGACCGTGGACAGGTCCTTTTTAACGGACATCTCTGCTGTGAAGCCAGACCCCGCGATATTCTGGAGCATATCCGTAAGTACGGATACAAAGAATGCGTGAAATGCCTGAACTAG
- a CDS encoding Smr/MutS family protein produces the protein MAKKKMSSLSDLKGLKFKEDKKEEHVPKAVRKALEAVKKKPAPIEPEEKEIEVDDDQAFMDAMNGVKRMDRSTVAPQKPKPTPPPKISEDEEGKEYLSSLVSGKIEFELEYSDEFMFGYVRGTDSKVFQKLKAGAFSYESHIDLHGMNSEQAFDNLLFFIRESFLQGNRCVLAVTGRGKNSPGGHSVLKREIQDWLTRDPFRRVVLAFCTAQPKDGGAGALYILLRKQKKVQGKVKWDKGINWGKEF, from the coding sequence ATGGCTAAGAAAAAAATGAGTTCCCTGTCAGACCTCAAGGGGCTCAAATTCAAAGAAGACAAGAAAGAAGAACATGTACCCAAGGCGGTCCGAAAGGCTCTTGAAGCTGTTAAGAAGAAGCCCGCCCCCATAGAGCCGGAAGAAAAGGAAATTGAAGTGGACGATGATCAGGCATTCATGGATGCCATGAACGGAGTTAAGCGCATGGATCGCTCTACCGTTGCCCCCCAGAAACCGAAGCCGACCCCGCCCCCTAAAATATCGGAAGATGAGGAAGGCAAGGAATACCTGAGCAGCCTTGTGTCCGGTAAAATAGAATTTGAACTGGAATATTCCGATGAATTCATGTTCGGCTATGTACGCGGAACCGATTCCAAGGTATTTCAAAAGCTCAAGGCCGGAGCCTTCAGTTATGAATCGCACATTGACCTGCACGGTATGAATTCCGAACAGGCTTTTGACAACCTGCTCTTTTTCATTCGCGAATCTTTTTTACAGGGCAACCGTTGTGTGCTGGCTGTGACCGGACGCGGTAAGAACTCACCGGGTGGACATTCCGTACTCAAGCGGGAAATTCAGGACTGGCTGACCCGCGATCCCTTCCGCCGCGTGGTGCTGGCTTTTTGTACTGCCCAGCCCAAAGACGGCGGCGCCGGAGCTTTATACATCCTGCTGCGCAAGCAGAAGAAAGTGCAAGGCAAGGTCAAATGGGATAAAGGCATTAATTGGGGAAAAGAATTTTAA
- a CDS encoding anti-sigma factor antagonist, which translates to MEIFDNPDRIKLAFGIPFFNMDFNELMLTVGERAGAKEKTMIFAPSFPWLMDYAKYPNLCPDCADFILPTDSEMVSLAEKAEIKLKMPLEYFEIPEQIARICAHYGFSLLHVSESALKTDILIRDGYVPLSWDLFTNFKTTGDLDEIDIQSIVGSANNLRPDIVLISAPPESISSCVPKIYEQLHNCVLICVPQDMDKNKVADKLDNIFIPLLLLREEINFLDEIKRKASMALPSSVRFDESSIPPTITISGTLDAGITPDLIRTGTRMLKRNFSPALDLSATHATSVKGMEALCFLSRKFRDAGKKLRISEISDELQNTLHSSGVLSYFVDYPGILDDL; encoded by the coding sequence GTGGAAATTTTTGATAATCCTGATCGTATTAAGCTGGCTTTTGGAATTCCGTTTTTTAATATGGATTTCAATGAGCTGATGCTGACCGTGGGAGAACGTGCCGGCGCGAAAGAAAAGACTATGATTTTCGCGCCCTCTTTCCCGTGGCTTATGGATTATGCCAAGTATCCCAATTTATGCCCGGATTGTGCAGACTTCATTCTTCCTACAGATTCGGAAATGGTCAGCTTAGCCGAAAAAGCTGAAATCAAGCTGAAAATGCCTTTGGAATATTTTGAAATCCCGGAACAAATCGCCCGCATCTGCGCCCACTACGGATTCAGCCTGCTCCATGTTTCTGAATCGGCACTGAAAACTGATATCCTTATCCGTGACGGCTACGTACCCCTGTCGTGGGACTTATTCACTAATTTTAAGACCACGGGCGATCTGGATGAAATTGATATACAATCAATTGTCGGCAGTGCTAATAATCTACGCCCGGACATTGTACTTATCTCAGCCCCGCCCGAATCCATCAGCAGTTGTGTACCTAAAATCTATGAACAGCTCCACAACTGTGTGCTGATTTGCGTCCCGCAGGATATGGACAAAAATAAAGTTGCGGACAAGCTGGATAACATCTTTATCCCGCTGCTGCTTCTACGCGAAGAGATTAATTTTCTGGACGAAATCAAACGCAAGGCTTCAATGGCCCTGCCATCTTCTGTGAGATTTGACGAAAGTAGCATTCCGCCGACAATTACAATCTCCGGCACCCTTGATGCGGGGATAACCCCTGATTTGATTCGCACCGGAACCCGTATGCTGAAACGCAATTTTTCCCCGGCACTGGATTTATCCGCAACCCATGCGACTTCAGTCAAAGGGATGGAAGCCCTGTGCTTCCTGAGCCGTAAATTCCGTGATGCCGGAAAAAAACTTCGCATATCCGAAATTTCAGATGAACTGCAAAATACCCTGCATAGTTCAGGCGTACTATCTTACTTTGTTGATTATCCCGGCATTCTGGACGATTTATAA